One part of the bacterium genome encodes these proteins:
- a CDS encoding HEPN domain-containing protein, producing MDNKTKAKQFIKRAKSNLIRGKETSYLDLKEIAIEDLCFDLQQSAEKSLKAVLTFYGIDYPFSHKLNILIDLLEENSVEIPEFVKDSVILNAFAVEARYDDVLHLTEDVHKESVEITENVYNWAEIIVNEK from the coding sequence TTGGACAATAAAACTAAAGCTAAGCAATTTATAAAAAGAGCAAAAAGCAATTTAATCAGAGGAAAAGAAACTTCTTATCTTGATTTAAAAGAAATTGCGATAGAAGACTTATGTTTTGACTTACAGCAGTCAGCAGAAAAATCATTAAAAGCGGTATTAACTTTTTACGGTATAGATTATCCTTTTTCACATAAATTGAATATTCTTATTGATTTGTTGGAAGAAAATTCTGTAGAAATACCTGAATTTGTTAAAGATTCCGTAATTTTGAATGCGTTTGCCGTTGAAGCAAGATATGACGATGTTTTGCATTTAACAGAGGACGTTCATAAGGAATCTGTTGAAATAACAGAAAATGTTTATAATTGGGCTGAAATAATAGTAAATGAAAAGTAA
- a CDS encoding Nramp family divalent metal transporter, with product MKIFSKLYYEYRRILKIIVLYLIISGPGIVVMVADNDAGGITTYAATGAKYGYSLIWFLLLLIPVAYFVQEMTVRLGAVTKRGHAESVFDAFGSFWGWFSLIDLMIINWLTLVTEFIGMTAALNIFGVPPYITIISVCVLMGIMVLNGRYWTWEKISLAFCALNLIYIPSAFMVHPSISKIFHEGFIPHLPASGLNSELFFFLMANIGTTIAPWMLYFQQSAVVDKGMREKDIPWGKFDTAVGSILTVAVAIFIVIVTGAVLFKPPFGVDISSAAEAALKLMNTNKYVGTFLAIGLFNAGLLGAICISLASSWAFGEIFGWAHSLNNKIKEAPWFYANYFITLITAGLVVLIPKAPLVLITLFVQVIAVTLLPAALVFLLLLLNDKKTMGEYKNSMLQNIIGTTIVVLIIILSTLYAISTLFPHLFK from the coding sequence ATGAAAATTTTTTCAAAATTATATTATGAATACAGAAGAATCCTGAAAATAATAGTTCTGTATCTGATTATTTCAGGACCGGGAATTGTTGTCATGGTCGCAGATAACGATGCCGGAGGAATTACAACTTATGCGGCAACAGGAGCAAAATACGGATACAGCCTTATCTGGTTTTTGCTTTTGCTTATTCCTGTTGCATATTTTGTGCAGGAAATGACAGTAAGGCTCGGTGCTGTTACAAAAAGAGGACATGCTGAATCTGTTTTTGATGCATTCGGTTCTTTTTGGGGATGGTTTTCTTTAATAGACTTAATGATAATAAACTGGCTGACTCTGGTTACTGAATTTATCGGAATGACGGCTGCTTTAAATATTTTTGGAGTTCCGCCCTACATTACAATAATAAGCGTGTGTGTTCTTATGGGAATAATGGTTCTTAACGGAAGATACTGGACATGGGAAAAAATTTCACTTGCGTTTTGTGCCTTAAATTTAATTTATATTCCAAGTGCCTTTATGGTTCACCCGTCAATTTCCAAAATTTTTCATGAAGGATTTATTCCTCATTTACCTGCAAGTGGATTAAATAGCGAGTTGTTTTTCTTTTTAATGGCAAACATCGGAACAACAATCGCTCCCTGGATGCTGTATTTTCAGCAGAGCGCCGTTGTTGATAAAGGAATGAGAGAAAAAGATATCCCCTGGGGCAAGTTTGATACCGCAGTCGGGTCAATTTTGACGGTAGCCGTTGCGATTTTTATTGTAATTGTTACAGGCGCGGTTCTGTTCAAACCGCCATTCGGTGTGGATATAAGCAGTGCAGCTGAGGCCGCCTTAAAATTAATGAACACAAACAAATATGTCGGAACTTTTCTGGCCATAGGTTTATTTAATGCCGGACTTTTAGGCGCAATTTGTATTTCACTTGCAAGTTCATGGGCTTTCGGTGAAATATTCGGATGGGCGCATTCTCTAAATAACAAAATTAAGGAAGCTCCATGGTTTTATGCAAATTATTTTATTACTTTAATAACTGCCGGTCTTGTTGTATTAATTCCAAAGGCTCCGCTGGTGCTTATTACTCTTTTTGTACAGGTAATTGCCGTTACACTCCTTCCTGCGGCACTTGTTTTCCTTCTATTGTTATTAAATGATAAGAAAACAATGGGTGAATATAAAAATTCCATGCTCCAGAATATTATCGGAACGACT
- a CDS encoding PHB depolymerase family esterase yields MKQTKSIILFVSLIIIGIVIFQLQFISNKDSNYHDDKDMIKKTVNVNDEQRIFFVYLPEIYRKKIQKYPVVIVFSGSTCNASRIRNYTKFNDFAEKKGIIVVYPEYAGNSNRALNLFDESPLIYRILNKFLKINMDWDLGSAEKSKDIEFSSKLIDFMIKNYKVDESRIYATGYSSGAEINYLLACTMPDKIAAIAPVSGNMRKSYAEGCKKIKPVPVLLVHGTEDIFEKWGGIPAAGMLSVDETLKFWKTQNKCSGREKETVFPHKNAAEKKTTAKLYENEFCKNNSEVSLLKIEGGGHTWPGSPTSVRIEKFLGKTNYDVEGNYIIWNFFSKHRLSSNIRK; encoded by the coding sequence ATGAAGCAAACAAAATCCATCATTTTATTTGTTAGTTTAATAATTATAGGAATAGTAATATTTCAATTACAATTTATTTCCAATAAAGACTCAAATTATCATGACGATAAGGATATGATAAAAAAAACAGTCAATGTAAATGATGAGCAAAGGATTTTTTTCGTTTATTTGCCTGAAATTTACAGAAAAAAAATACAAAAATATCCTGTTGTTATTGTTTTTAGCGGCTCAACATGTAATGCAAGCAGAATACGAAATTATACAAAGTTTAATGACTTTGCGGAAAAAAAGGGAATTATAGTTGTTTATCCTGAATATGCAGGAAATTCTAACAGGGCGTTAAATCTTTTCGATGAGAGTCCGTTAATTTACAGGATTTTGAATAAGTTTCTAAAAATTAATATGGATTGGGATTTAGGGTCTGCTGAAAAAAGTAAAGATATTGAATTCAGCTCTAAATTGATTGATTTTATGATTAAAAATTATAAAGTTGATGAATCAAGAATTTATGCGACAGGATATTCAAGCGGCGCAGAAATAAATTATTTACTTGCCTGTACTATGCCTGATAAAATTGCGGCTATTGCACCGGTTTCAGGAAATATGAGAAAATCTTACGCTGAAGGATGCAAGAAAATTAAACCTGTTCCTGTTTTATTAGTGCATGGAACCGAAGATATTTTTGAAAAATGGGGAGGAATCCCTGCAGCAGGAATGCTTTCTGTTGATGAGACACTAAAATTCTGGAAAACACAAAATAAATGTTCAGGCAGGGAAAAAGAAACTGTCTTTCCTCATAAAAATGCTGCTGAAAAGAAAACAACAGCAAAATTATACGAAAATGAATTTTGTAAAAATAACTCAGAAGTTTCTCTCCTTAAAATTGAGGGAGGCGGTCATACCTGGCCTGGTTCACCGACAAGTGTGAGAATAGAAAAATTTCTTGGAAAAACTAATTATGATGTGGAAGGCAATTATATAATCTGGAATTTTTTCAGTAAACACAGGTTAAGTAGTAATATTAGGAAGTAA
- a CDS encoding ATP-binding protein gives MYFKRTLSKFLQAASKTFPVIFITGPRQVGKTTLLEHSSVEDRAYVTLDDPQIRLLAKNDPAMFFQRYQAPLLIDEVQYAPELFSYIKMIADKEKRTGMFWLTGSQQFHLMKNISESLAGRVAILDLQGLSQGEKFNKPIQQPFLPANNLEKVADLDLKSVYEIILKGSYPALYAREDVDRRLFYSSYLRTYLERDVRDLLKISDEQKFITFLQVAAARTGQLLNYADIARDVSVSQNTIKSWISILQTSGLIYLLQPYYNNITSRAIKTPKLYFLDTGLCCYLTGWNTSETLETSAMSGAIFETYVVSEIIKSYWHNGKQIQIYFYRDKEKKEIDILIEENGKLYPIEIKKSANPSTKDIKNFSVLDSISKPKGQGAIICFSNNYLPLNKDVTIIPVSYL, from the coding sequence ATGTATTTTAAAAGAACATTATCCAAATTTCTACAAGCTGCGAGTAAAACCTTCCCTGTCATTTTTATTACAGGTCCAAGACAAGTTGGTAAAACTACTCTTTTAGAACATAGTTCTGTAGAAGATAGAGCTTATGTAACGCTTGATGACCCACAAATAAGGTTGTTGGCAAAAAACGACCCTGCCATGTTTTTTCAGAGATATCAGGCTCCTTTATTGATTGATGAAGTTCAGTATGCCCCAGAACTTTTTTCTTATATCAAAATGATTGCGGATAAAGAAAAAAGAACAGGCATGTTTTGGCTTACAGGCTCACAGCAATTTCATTTGATGAAAAACATTTCCGAATCTTTGGCAGGAAGAGTAGCTATTCTGGATTTACAGGGTTTGTCGCAGGGGGAAAAGTTTAATAAACCCATTCAGCAGCCTTTTTTGCCTGCAAATAACCTTGAAAAAGTTGCGGATTTAGATTTAAAATCCGTATATGAAATTATCTTAAAAGGCTCCTATCCTGCTTTATATGCCAGAGAGGATGTTGATAGGAGGTTGTTTTATTCTTCTTATTTAAGAACTTATCTTGAGCGGGATGTGAGAGATTTGTTAAAAATTTCTGATGAACAGAAGTTTATCACATTTTTGCAGGTTGCTGCGGCAAGAACAGGTCAGTTACTCAATTATGCTGATATTGCCCGCGATGTTAGTGTTAGCCAGAATACTATAAAATCATGGATTTCCATTTTACAAACTTCAGGCTTAATTTATTTATTACAGCCTTATTACAACAATATAACCTCAAGAGCAATTAAAACCCCTAAGTTATATTTTTTGGATACTGGCCTTTGCTGCTATTTAACGGGTTGGAACACTTCAGAAACTCTTGAAACAAGTGCAATGAGCGGAGCTATTTTTGAAACCTATGTAGTATCAGAAATTATAAAAAGCTACTGGCACAACGGAAAACAAATTCAGATTTATTTCTATAGAGATAAAGAAAAAAAAGAAATTGATATTTTAATAGAAGAAAATGGAAAATTATATCCAATCGAAATAAAAAAGAGTGCGAATCCTTCAACTAAAGATATTAAAAACTTTTCTGTGCTGGACTCAATTTCAAAGCCAAAAGGACAGGGTGCTATAATTTGCTTTTCCAATAATTATTTGCCTTTGAATAAAGATGTCACAATAATACCTGTGAGTTATTTATAA
- a CDS encoding nucleotidyltransferase domain-containing protein — translation MSDKKLEQIINRILQVVIPDEIFLFGSQARNEATSESDYDLLIIKSEIDNILRLEQKIYRNMLGIKANVDIIVRTPSLLVENKQISGSFTKNILKDGVLVYKKS, via the coding sequence ATGTCTGATAAAAAATTAGAACAAATCATCAATAGAATTCTTCAGGTTGTTATTCCTGATGAAATATTCCTTTTTGGCTCTCAGGCAAGAAATGAAGCAACCTCAGAAAGTGATTATGATTTGCTGATAATAAAATCAGAAATTGACAATATACTTAGATTAGAGCAAAAAATATATAGAAACATGCTTGGCATAAAGGCAAACGTGGATATAATAGTCAGAACACCTTCTTTGCTTGTTGAAAATAAGCAGATATCAGGTTCTTTTACAAAGAATATTTTAAAAGACGGTGTTTTAGTTTATAAAAAATCGTAA
- a CDS encoding nucleotidyltransferase domain-containing protein has product MPDRNIIDKIINAVLKVLVPDKIILFGSQARGDARPNSDYDILVIKSGIENGSKIEGDIYEKLFYEDFLASVDVLVATPEIVEQYKDSLGCVLKPALKEGILIYGG; this is encoded by the coding sequence ATGCCTGATAGAAACATCATAGATAAAATTATAAACGCTGTTTTAAAAGTCTTAGTTCCTGATAAAATTATTTTATTCGGTTCTCAAGCTCGTGGAGATGCAAGACCGAACAGCGATTATGATATTTTGGTCATAAAATCGGGTATAGAAAACGGTTCAAAAATTGAAGGCGATATTTATGAAAAACTATTCTATGAAGATTTTTTAGCTTCCGTTGATGTCCTTGTAGCGACACCTGAAATAGTTGAACAATATAAAGACTCTTTAGGGTGTGTTTTAAAACCCGCATTAAAAGAAGGTATATTAATTTATGGCGGATGA